The Coffea arabica cultivar ET-39 chromosome 4e, Coffea Arabica ET-39 HiFi, whole genome shotgun sequence genome includes a window with the following:
- the LOC140005671 gene encoding zinc finger BED domain-containing protein RICESLEEPER 3-like translates to MAIAAILDPRQKMRVVEFAFPQMFPSFEAQEHIFSVKKALFELYDEYADLNATGNENAVHSCASEGPQKNATSSSRWVDFDEYCDEMETTEPQKSELVDYLEKARLKTGSNPNAYDCLEWWKSNRVAYPILSEMAADILAIPVTTVASEATFSAGTRVIDSYRASLHPDTVQVLLCAGDWCRKLHGISKKVKLEEAKTRPFRLTQAIPGSKSLDYNIDLTFEASGLANSMISVTWE, encoded by the exons ATGGCTATTGCTGCCATTTTAGATCCAAGGCAGAAAATGAGAGTTGTTGAGTTTGCCTTCCCTCAAATGTTTCCATCTTTTGAGGCACAAGAACATATTTTCAGCGTGAAGAAAGCTTTATTTGAGCTTTATGATGAGTATGCAGATTTGAATGCAACTGGAAATGAAAATGCAGTCCACTCATGTGCTTCAGAAGGGCCACAAAAAAATGCAACATCTTCTTCTAGGTGGGTTGACTTTGATGAGTACTGTGACGAAATGGAGACTACTGAGCCACAAAAATCTGAATTGGTGGATTATTTAGAAAAGGCTCGCCTAAAGACTGGTTCCAACCCAAATGCCTATGATTGTTTGGAGTGGTGGAAAAGCAATAGGGTTGCGTATCCAATATTGTCCGAAATGGCGGCTGACATCTTGGCTATTCCTGTAACTACAGTGGCATCTGAGGCCACATTTAGTGCCGGAACTCGAGTTATTGATAGCTATCGTGCTTCCCTTCATCCAGATACGGTTCAAGTGTTGTTGTGTGCAGGGGACTGGTGTAGAAAGCTTCACGGGATCTCAAAGAAAGTGAAA TTGGAGGAAGCCAAGACAAGGCCATTTCGCTTGACACAAGCTATCCCTGGGTCCAAGTCCTTGGACTACAACATAGATTTAACATTCGAGGCATCAGGGCTTGCTAACTCCATGATATCAGTTACATGGGAATGA
- the LOC140005672 gene encoding zinc finger BED domain-containing protein RICESLEEPER 2-like gives MNPGNMMTNPITQSTPLGNIQEGQEAVVIDDNNEEGENDKLDEDDEFHIPKRNKTSEAWEDFNEFEENGNYYAICRYCNKKLSRGKSKQTTSLWRHRNSCPSRKASLRQAAQQTKLNFQPADDAFPSIPPLHTGKFDMEKMREAAAHWIVMHEHPFTILEEEGLNIFLKRGMLEWQKIIRGVAKNDCVAVYELEKKKLKKKLRNVKKVSLTTDLWKSKNQKIEYMVIIGHWIDSDWKLQKRVLNFVHIPPPRRGVEIAASLFKCVKDWGIEQKIHTISVDNASANDVAIRVLRDDFSRSKKLLGGGLSEIADIVNKIRDSVDFVNRSETRLLLFAEIAQQLQIPGKKLLYDCRTRWNATFEMLSCAMKFKDVFPRFQDRDPLYDSCPAYEDWEKAEKVCSVLEKFWAATHVISGSEYPTSNLFLQEAVKIKKLLDSRENDENDFIRAMIRKMKAKFDK, from the exons ATGAATCCAGGAAACATGATGACTAATCCAATTACACAAAGTACTCCTTTGGGTAATATACAAGAAGGACAAGAAGCTGTGGTTATTGACGATAACAatgaagaaggagaaaatgataaattagatgaagatgatgaatTCCATATTCCAAAACGGAATAAAACTTCTGAAGCTTGGGAGGACTTCAACGAATTTGAAGAAAATGGCAATTACTATGCCATTTGCCGTTACTGCAATAAAAAGCTATCGAGGGGTAAATCAAAGCAAACAACTAGCTTGTGGCGGCACCGAAACTCATGTCCATCTAGAAAAGCAAGTTTAAGACAAGCTGCACAACAAACGAAACTGAACTTTCAGCCGGCTGATGATGCATTTCCTTCTATACCACCGTTGCATACCGGAAAATTTGACATGGAGAAAATGAGAGAAGCCGCTGCACATTGGATTGTGATGCACGAACATCCCTTCACCATTCTTGAAGAAGAAGGTTTGAATATTTTCCTAAAGCGTGGCATGCTCGAGTGGCAAAAGATCATTAGAGGAGTAGCAAAAAATGATTGTGTGGCAGTCTATGAACTTGAGAAAAAGAAGCTGAAGAAAAAGTTAAGAAATGTGAAAAAGGTAAGCCTCACAACCGATCTTTGGAAATCTAAAAATCAAAAGATCGAATATATGGTTATTATTGGCCATTGGATTGACTCAGATTGGAAGCTACAAAAGAGAGTGCTCAACTTTGTTCACATACCACCTCCTAGACGAGGGGTTGAGATTGCTGCTTCACTCTTCAAGTGTGTGAAGGATTGGGGTATTGAGcaaaaaatacacacaatttcaGTTGATAATGCTTCAGCCAATGATGTGGCTATTAGAGTTTTGCGGGATGATTTTAGTAGATCGAAGAAACTATTAGGTGGCG GCCTTTCTGAGATTGCGGACATTGTAAACAAAATTAGGGACAGCGTCGATTTTGTCAATCGCTCAGAGACCAGATTATTGTTGTTCGCTGAGATTGCACAACAACTTCAAATACCCGGGAAAAAGTTGCTTTATGATTGTCGAACAAGATGGAATGCCACCTTCGAAATGCTAAGCTGTGCTATGAAGTTCAAAGATGTTTTTCCTCGTTTTCAAGATAGAGATCCACTCTATGATTCCTGTCCAGCTTATGAGGATTGGGAAAAGGCAGAAAAAGTGTGCTCTGTGTTAGAGAAATTTTGGGCAGCCACGCATGTGATATCCGGGAGTGAATATCCTACGAGCAATTTATTCCTTCAAGAGGCTGTGAAAATTAAGAAACTCTTAGATTCtcgagaaaatgatgaaaatgactTCATCCGAGCTATGATTAGAAAGATGAAGGCCAAGTTCGACAAATAA
- the LOC140005674 gene encoding zinc finger BED domain-containing protein RICESLEEPER 2-like, with the protein MNPGNMMTNPITQSTPLGNIQEGQEAVVIDDNNEEGENDKLDEDGEFHIPKRNKTSEAWEDFNEFEENGNYYAICRYCNKKLSRGKSKQTTSLWRHRNSCPSRKASLRQAAQQTKLNFQPADDAFPSIPPLHTGKFDMEKMREAAAHWIVMHEHPFTILEEEGLNIFLKRGMLEWQKIIRGVAKNDCVAVYELEKKKLKKKLRNVKKVSLTTDLWKSKNQKIEYMVIIGHWIDSDWKLQKRVLNFVHIPPPRRGVEIAASLFKCVKDWGIEQKIHTISVDNASANDVAIRVLRDDFSRSKKLLGGGLSEIADIVNKIRDSVDFVNRSETRLLLFAEIAQQLQIPGKKLLYDCRTRWNATFEMLSCAMKFKDVFPRFQDRDPLYDSCPAYEDWEKAEKVCSVLEKFWAATHVISGSEYPTSNLFLQEAVKIKKLLDSRENDENDFIRAMIRKMKAKFDK; encoded by the exons ATGAATCCAGGAAACATGATGACTAATCCAATTACACAAAGTACTCCTTTGGGTAATATACAAGAAGGACAAGAAGCTGTGGTTATTGACGATAACAatgaagaaggagaaaatgatAAATTAGATGAAGATGGTGAATTCCATATTCCAAAACGGAATAAAACTTCTGAAGCTTGGGAGGACTTCAACGAATTTGAAGAAAATGGCAATTACTATGCCATTTGCCGTTACTGCAATAAAAAGCTATCGAGGGGTAAATCAAAGCAAACAACTAGCTTGTGGCGGCACCGAAACTCATGTCCATCTAGAAAAGCAAGTTTAAGACAAGCTGCACAACAAACGAAACTGAACTTTCAGCCGGCTGATGATGCATTTCCTTCTATACCACCGTTGCATACCGGAAAATTTGACATGGAGAAAATGAGAGAAGCCGCTGCACATTGGATTGTGATGCACGAACATCCCTTCACCATTCTTGAAGAAGAAGGTTTGAATATTTTCCTAAAGCGTGGCATGCTCGAGTGGCAAAAGATCATTAGAGGAGTAGCAAAAAATGATTGTGTGGCAGTCTATGAACTTGAGAAAAAGAAGCTGAAGAAAAAGTTAAGAAATGTGAAAAAGGTAAGCCTCACAACCGATCTTTGGAAATCTAAAAATCAAAAGATCGAATATATGGTTATTATTGGCCATTGGATTGACTCAGATTGGAAGCTACAAAAGAGAGTGCTCAACTTTGTTCACATACCACCTCCTAGACGAGGGGTTGAGATTGCTGCTTCACTCTTCAAGTGTGTGAAGGATTGGGGTATTGAGcaaaaaatacacacaatttcaGTTGATAATGCTTCAGCCAATGATGTGGCTATTAGAGTTTTGCGGGATGATTTTAGTAGATCGAAGAAACTATTAGGTGGCG GCCTTTCTGAGATTGCGGACATTGTAAACAAAATTAGGGACAGCGTCGATTTTGTCAATCGCTCAGAGACCAGATTATTGTTGTTCGCTGAGATTGCACAACAACTTCAAATACCCGGGAAAAAGTTGCTTTATGATTGTCGAACAAGATGGAATGCCACCTTCGAAATGCTAAGCTGTGCTATGAAGTTCAAAGATGTTTTTCCTCGTTTTCAAGATAGAGATCCACTCTATGATTCCTGTCCAGCTTATGAGGATTGGGAAAAGGCAGAAAAAGTGTGCTCTGTGTTAGAGAAATTTTGGGCAGCCACGCATGTGATATCCGGGAGTGAATATCCTACGAGCAATTTATTCCTTCAAGAGGCTGTGAAAATTAAGAAACTCTTAGATTCtcgagaaaatgatgaaaatgactTCATCCGAGCTATGATTAGAAAGATGAAGGCCAAGTTCGACAAATAA